CCGGCGGCATATAACAGAGGGGGGAAGGACCCCACGGTGACGGATGCAGATATAATTCTGGGCCGGCTCAATCCCCATCATCTGCTTGGCGGAAATATGAAAATATACAGGGATCTTGCCGAAAACGCGTTGAGCGTGAAGATCGCGAGGCCTCTGGGAATTGACACGATCGATGCGGCATCTGGCATAATCCGCATGATAAACAACGCCATGTCCAGAGCCATATCCATAGTGAGTGTTGAGAGGGGAAGAGACCCGCGTGGTTTCGTAATGTATGCATATGGAGGTGCAGGACCGCTGCATGCGGCAGAACTTGCAGCCGACCTTGGAATCGGTGAGATCATGGTTCCATCACATCCCGGTCTTTTCTCGGCCTATGGACTTCTGTCGGTGGATATGGTCAGAGATGTATCAATACCTTTCGTACCTAATTCAGACATTGGAAGCGCCTTCCAATCGCTTGAGAGGATCTCCATTGATAACATGGAAAAGGAGGGGCTTCACGATCCATTGATTGAACGATTCCTAGATATCAGGTATGTAGGCCAGTCCTATGAAATAACTGTACCATACTCTGAGAATTATGAGGAAACGTTCAGAACGGAATATCGAAGGATCTACGGTTATGTCTCTTCAGATCCTCTGGAGATCGTCAGTCTCAGGATCAGGCTCACGATCAGGATGCCTAAGATCGGGCTCATAGAGCCAGAGAAAACGACTGACCAAGAGATCGTGGAGAGATCCGTCTATATTTCCGGAAAAATGCTAGATACGCCAGTCATGAGGTGGTCAACGGGACATGAAGGTTTCAGCGGCGGTGGGCCGTTCATAATAGAGGGCTATGATTCAACCATATTTGTACCGCCTGGCTGGAAATTCAAATTTGACCGATATCTCAACGTGAGGATGGTGAGATCATGACAGATATGTTTACCAAACAGATAATAGCCAGCTCGCTCTATTACGCCAGCGAGGAGATGGGCATCGCTCTTAGAAACTCTGCATATTCGCCCAACATAAAGGAGAGGATGGATCACTCAGCCGCACTGTTTGATGAGAACGGATCACTCCTGGCTCAGGCAGAACACATACCGGTGCATCTGGGATCGCTACCATGGGGGCTGAAGAACACACTCAAATATCTGTCAGATCATCACATAGACCTCAAGGAGGGCGATTCCGTCGTGGTGAACAACCCATATATATCTGGAACGCACCTCAACGACGTGACGGTCATCAGGCCAATATTCTACAGGGACGAGATAGTCGCATATTCTGCCAATAAGGCTCATCATTCTGATATAGGTGGAAAACTTCCAGGAAGCATAAACTTCGACGGCAGAACAATATTCGAAGAGGGAATAATACTTGATCCGGTATTTCTGATGAGAAATGATAGGTTCAACGAGGATCTCATATCAATTTTTTCATCGAATTCAAGAAATCCGTATGAACGCATCGGAGACATAAAGGCACAGGTTGCTGCAAATTACACTGGGGAGAGAAGGGTTCTGGAGATAATAGAAAGAAATGGCCTGGACGCCTTCAGGGAAGCAAGGTCATACTATCTGGAATATGCGGATCAACTGGCCAGAAGCAGAATGTCCGAGATACCGCATGGAACATATACTGCTGAGGACTATCTTGAAAAACCAGATGGAACCGATATAAGACTGAGGGTGACCATTAGAGTTTCCGGAGATCGTATAGGCGTGGATTACACTGGGACAGATGAGCAGGTTGATGTCCCGCTGAATGCAGTGCTTGGTGTAACCATATCTGGCGTATACTATGTGTTTCGAACGCTAATGGGATCAGATATGCCTGTTAACGATGGGACTTTCAGATTCCTCGACATCCATGTTCCTGACCGAACCGTGCTAAACCCCGTCTTCCCCGCACCCGTATCAGGCGGTAACGTTGAAACTAGCCAGAGAAATGCCGATCTAATATATCTTGCCCTGAGCAAGGCAATACCGGATCGTGTTCCTGCCGCATCTGGAGGTTCCATGAACAACATAATGATGGGTGGATTTCATAACGGAAGATCATGGGCATTCTACGAAACCATAGGGGTCGGGCTTGGTGGAAAGCTTGGCAAAGACGGCACGGATGGAATACATGCAAACATGACGAATACCATGAACACACCCATAGAGGAGATAGAGAGGACGATGCCTCTGATCATGAAGCGATATGAATTCAGGCAGAACAGTGCGGGCCTCGGAAAATTCAGGGGAGGGAGCGGAATAGTAAGATCATTCATGGTAAGCGATGGTGAGATCATCGTCAC
The Thermoplasma sp. Kam2015 genome window above contains:
- a CDS encoding hydantoinase B/oxoprolinase family protein: MTDMFTKQIIASSLYYASEEMGIALRNSAYSPNIKERMDHSAALFDENGSLLAQAEHIPVHLGSLPWGLKNTLKYLSDHHIDLKEGDSVVVNNPYISGTHLNDVTVIRPIFYRDEIVAYSANKAHHSDIGGKLPGSINFDGRTIFEEGIILDPVFLMRNDRFNEDLISIFSSNSRNPYERIGDIKAQVAANYTGERRVLEIIERNGLDAFREARSYYLEYADQLARSRMSEIPHGTYTAEDYLEKPDGTDIRLRVTIRVSGDRIGVDYTGTDEQVDVPLNAVLGVTISGVYYVFRTLMGSDMPVNDGTFRFLDIHVPDRTVLNPVFPAPVSGGNVETSQRNADLIYLALSKAIPDRVPAASGGSMNNIMMGGFHNGRSWAFYETIGVGLGGKLGKDGTDGIHANMTNTMNTPIEEIERTMPLIMKRYEFRQNSAGLGKFRGGSGIVRSFMVSDGEIIVTVLSERERHRPWGLQGGLPGAPTEVRVFTRGRWRKGSTKATYYLKQGDIIEIRTAGGGGYGRPHDRDREKIEADIASGLITRGYIERTIRSVDHHNISPPE